The DNA window TTCTTCTACCAACGGCCGCTCCATTGAGAAGGGCCGGCTGTTCATAAACAGGCTATCAAGCAGGAACTCGCTTCGCCGCAACGGCGATTCGGAATCCATAAGCATATCATGCCGAAGTTGTTTCAAATTTCGTTTTTGCCGTCACGGCCGCGGCTCAGGGTCCGCTACACCGTTCGCTATAAGAGAAAACCCCTTTCCCGGTCCAACCTCAAACGTACGGGGTTTACCGAAACCTTACCCGCCTTTTGCTTATCTGTTGCGGATTGTCCTGCAATGGGTTGTCCGCGCCGGCAGCGCGCCACATCTCCCGGCTGATTATGGTGTTATTCCCCGGCCCGCCGGCCGGCTGTTTTTTTTGCCGGTGTTGCCGGCGCTGGCACGAAACTGGCAGTATCCACGGCTTAAACCCGAGCCAATTTTTTTAAGTCGAGGTTTCATGTGATCCATACTGTATTGACAGCCTGCCTCTATCTGCTTCTGGCGGCGGCCAATGTCCACGCCGGGGAACGGGCGCTGCTGCAGAACATCGTTAAGAACGAGACCCTGGGGCAAACGGTTCTGGGTCTTGCCATCACTGCGCGGCCGGAGTTCCGGCTCAAGATCTCGGGTCAAAGAATTGACTTGCTGCTGTCCGGCACCACTGTCGGCGCTTCGCTCGGCCGGTTGCCCCAGGACGGTTCGATCCTGCGGATTCTCCTGGCCCAGAAGGGACCGGATCTGCTGGTTTCCTTCCTGCTGGTACGGCCTCCCCGGGGGGCCAGGGTGGTGTCCGGCGGGGGCAAGCATGAACTGGCCTTGCATATCAGCTGGAACAGCGGCACCGGAAAGGTCCGGCCGGCCATTGCCACCCGCCTGCGCGGGGTGTCCGTAATCAACGGCAGCGGCACCAACGTCCGGGTAGTTGTCCGTTCACGCTATGCGCAGCGCTGGAAGTTTTTTTATCAGGAGTACCGGACCCCCATCGGCTGGGATATGCCGGTTCGTTACACCCTGCCCGAACTGCCCGGCCCAGGATCGAAACAGGCCCCGGCCGGGCTATTCCAGCAGGCCTGGCAGCACAGCCTGGCTGGCCGCTGGCCCGAGACCCTGGCCCTGCTGCGCCGGTTGCCCGCGGCCGAGGTGCTGCCGGCTGATCAACAGTCCTATCTTCTGTTGCACGGCGCGGCCCTTATCCAGGGAGGTGATTACGAGTCCGCCCTGGAACTTTACCGGCGGTTCGGCAACGCCTATCCGGCATCTCCGGATCTGAACACCTTCAAGGTTTTGCTCGCCGTCGGCCGGGCCCGGGCCGGCGATCCTTACGGTGCTGCCAGTGAGATCAACGACCTGGCCCGCCCAGGGGGCGAAAAGGGGCAATCCGCCCGGGAGGCCCGGGCCGGGTTGCTCCTTGCCGAGGTGTATCTGGCCACCGGGCGTCCCGGGGAGGCCCTGCAGATGCTGACGCGGATCACCGGCGGCGCCGGCCCGGCCCGGCTCTCCCGGACAGTGCTGCTGCGGACCGCCGATGCCCGGGCGGCCCTGGGCCGGTACGGCCAGGCCCGGGCGGGCTATGGAGAATGGTTGGCCCAGGCGGGTGCGGACAGCCTTGACCCTTATTCACTGGCGCACCTGGCCTTGACCCTTGAACAGCAGGGCGAACTGGCGCCGGCTGAAAAAACCTATATCCGTCTGGCCGGCCGGGTCCGGCAACCCGAAAGACGGGCCCTGGCATTGTTCGCCGCTGCCAGGGTCGCGCTGGCCAGGGGCGCGGCCGGCAGAGCGGCGGTCCGGTTCGCGGCGATCCGCAAGGATTACCCCGGCAGCGAAGGGGCCTTCCGGGCCTGGCTCAAGGAACTCGACCTGATGATGGTTGGGGATGCAAGGTCCCGGGTCCCGGACTGGAGCAATGCGTATAAGGTCATCGCCAGCACCGCCCCCGGCCTGGTTCTGCGCGGGGAAGCCGCATTCAAGTATGCCCTGGCCCTGGTTCTTGATGGAAAAGAACAGCAGGGGATTGGACTGTTACAGAGGTTCCGCCGGGATTTTGCCGGCAGTTCCCTGCGCCGAGAGGCTGAACTCCTGACCCTGGAAAAGCTGGAGCCGCTGGTTACCGAACTGGTGGGCGCGGGCCGGGCCCTTGACGCGCTGGTCCTGGTTGAACAGAACCGTGATCTGCTGGCCACCTATGTCCAGACCCCGGACTTTGTCCTGGCAGTGGCCGAGGCGTTTCTCGATCTGGGGCTGCCCGGCCGGGCCGACCGGGTCTGCGGTTATATGCTCGCCATTGCCGAGGGCACGGCAGCGGAAGAACGGTTTTACCTGCCGCTGGTGGAGTCGCTCTTTGCCGCTGGCCGTTATCAGGAGGTCTCCACTGCGGTACGCCGCTATCGCAAGCGGTTCCCGGCCGGGCAATTCCTGCTCCGGCTGCGGCTTTTCCAGGGCCGGGCGCTTCTGGCCCTGGGCAGGTTGGATGAGGCCGCGACCCTGCTGCCTGAACTTCAGGGGGAAGCCCCGGAGATTTCGATTCTGAGCGATCAATTGCACCTGGCCCTGGCGGTGCGTAACGGCGCGGACAGCGGTCCGTTAGGCGACCTGCTGGCCGCGGCTGCTCCCGGTGACCGGCCCGGGACGCGGTTGCTGCGTGCCGAACAGCTGCTGCGCCAGGGCCGGCCCGGGCCGGCCCTGGCGATTTTCCGGCAACTGATCGCCCTGGATGGGTTGGCTGACCAGGCCCGTTACCGGAGCGCCCAGATCTTGCTGAACCAGGGCGAACACCAGCGCGGGATAAACTTTTTACAGGAACTGGCCGACAAGGGCAGGGACCCCTGCTGGCGGAACCTGGCCCGGGAAATGCTGGCCATGGCCGGGGCAAGATAGTCCCGCGGATCCAGGAAATTGACTTAAGGGAGGAAAGTGATGCCCCGGACAGGCCTGTTTGACCGGACCATCGGTCTGCTGCAGAAGACCTTGGACCTGCGGATGCAGAATCAGCAGGTGATCTCGGCGAATATCGCCAATGCCGATACCCCGGGTTACCGGGCCGTCCATCTACGGTTCGAGGATGGGTTGAAAAGGGCCCTGGCCAACTCCGCTGCCGGGGATGTCCGGGACCCGGGTCCGTTGCCGGCCGCGGCCGGCAACTTCGAACATGTCCGGCCCCGGGTCGTCCGGACCGGCGACCCGGGCGGCATCGGCGACCGTAACGGGGTCGACCTTGAAGAGGAGATGATCGCCCTGGCGGAGAACCAGATGCTTTACGAGGCTGCCACCCAGATGATCAGCAAGAAGTTTGGGTTGCTTCGTTACGTTATCCAGGGAGGCAGATAGCCGGCCCGGTGGCCCGGAGTCGCGCGGCCCGGGATCAATTTCAGCTAAATTCAGGAGGGTGTATCAATGGACCTGTTTGATTCCATG is part of the Desulfobacterales bacterium genome and encodes:
- the flgB gene encoding flagellar basal body rod protein FlgB, with translation MPRTGLFDRTIGLLQKTLDLRMQNQQVISANIANADTPGYRAVHLRFEDGLKRALANSAAGDVRDPGPLPAAAGNFEHVRPRVVRTGDPGGIGDRNGVDLEEEMIALAENQMLYEAATQMISKKFGLLRYVIQGGR
- a CDS encoding tetratricopeptide repeat protein — translated: MIHTVLTACLYLLLAAANVHAGERALLQNIVKNETLGQTVLGLAITARPEFRLKISGQRIDLLLSGTTVGASLGRLPQDGSILRILLAQKGPDLLVSFLLVRPPRGARVVSGGGKHELALHISWNSGTGKVRPAIATRLRGVSVINGSGTNVRVVVRSRYAQRWKFFYQEYRTPIGWDMPVRYTLPELPGPGSKQAPAGLFQQAWQHSLAGRWPETLALLRRLPAAEVLPADQQSYLLLHGAALIQGGDYESALELYRRFGNAYPASPDLNTFKVLLAVGRARAGDPYGAASEINDLARPGGEKGQSAREARAGLLLAEVYLATGRPGEALQMLTRITGGAGPARLSRTVLLRTADARAALGRYGQARAGYGEWLAQAGADSLDPYSLAHLALTLEQQGELAPAEKTYIRLAGRVRQPERRALALFAAARVALARGAAGRAAVRFAAIRKDYPGSEGAFRAWLKELDLMMVGDARSRVPDWSNAYKVIASTAPGLVLRGEAAFKYALALVLDGKEQQGIGLLQRFRRDFAGSSLRREAELLTLEKLEPLVTELVGAGRALDALVLVEQNRDLLATYVQTPDFVLAVAEAFLDLGLPGRADRVCGYMLAIAEGTAAEERFYLPLVESLFAAGRYQEVSTAVRRYRKRFPAGQFLLRLRLFQGRALLALGRLDEAATLLPELQGEAPEISILSDQLHLALAVRNGADSGPLGDLLAAAAPGDRPGTRLLRAEQLLRQGRPGPALAIFRQLIALDGLADQARYRSAQILLNQGEHQRGINFLQELADKGRDPCWRNLAREMLAMAGAR